TTTACAATAAAAAGTAGGTTACAAATTTCAGTTTCGACttggttttgggatttttttattttttttaatccagaaaaATGTCTGCTTAAAGTCCACTCCACTGTCCTATGTACTCTTAGAGCCACGTCTGGCCACTTCTgtacaggcagcagcagttcctgcaggcagggaacagTCTTTCTACAACTGCGTGCGTGGGGATAAAGGAGACCGTGAAGGGATGCTGCTGAACATCCATTCCCCTGGGGTTAGACGGATGCTCAGTACAACACTGCTGAATCAGACATGAGCATGGATAATCACAGCATGAAGACAAGCTTTTTCTGAGCAAGCTGAAGCTAATTTCACTGAGGTATTTGGGAGACTAAAACATAGATTAAACACAGATTAAAAGTCTCTGCTCTGCCATATGGATTCTACAGGGCTGGACTGGGAAAGCTTCCCCATCCTCCTCAGGTGTGCTCCTGCTTTGCAGTCTCTTCTGGCTTTACCACCTGGCTTTCTGAAGTCCTTGAAGTATTTAGGAGGAGAATGGGCTCCGGCTCCAGTGGTTTAGCTTTGTCCCGAACCTGGATCAGAGGGTGCACCATGGACATGTGGACATTAAGGTTATGGGCCTTCTCAAAGCGCTTCCCACACTGGTCACAGGCAAACTCCAGCTCTGTCTCAGCTTTGTGTTTGGTCATGTGGTACTTGAGCGATGCTCGCTGCCTGCACTGGAAACCACAGATCTCACACCTGCAAGGCAAAACAGGGGCTCAGCACCAAGCCTGAAGCCATGGTTGTGGCGCTTGCTCTTTGTTGCACTGAATAAGCCCACAAGACAGCCACAGCTTTGTAGTATTTCCTACAACCACCCCAGTCACCCAACACTATTCTCTCCTCAGGCCTGCAGCTTGCTGAGTACTCCCCTGCTGAACTCGGAAGGGCAACAGGATCAGAAAGATGTGTAAAACTTGCTCAACAACAGGATGCACATTGTAAATGAACGTTTAAAGTGATTCAGCCAGGACATTGCCAGCTACGGACAGGGTTTAGGTCACAGAATCACTCTGGGCTAAGGTCAGTGACTGTGAGGGCTCAGCAGAACTTTACTACCCTTCTCTCATCTATGAAGGCAGGGTTGGTGTGCACTTACTGAAGGGGCTTTGCTCCCGAGTGCCGCATCTGATGGACTGAGAGGTGTTTGCGTTGCTTAAAGGTCTGCCCACATTCATCACAGATATAATTACGTACCTCTgcaatggaaaacagaagagtCATCAATTCTGCTTATTTCTTAGTACAGGAAATACACATGTGCAGCTGCCCATGCTTACTGCTGGAGTCTGAATTCCTCCCTCTGCctcacatcacagaatcacagaatcacagaatcccaagggttggaagggacctcaaaagatcatctagtccaacccccctgcaagagcagggtaacctacagtacatcacacaggaacttgtccaggcgggccttgaatatctccagtgtaggagactccacaacccccctgggcaacctgttccagtgctctgtcactcttacagtaaagaagttcttcctgatgttaacgtggaacttcctatgttccagtttacaaccattgccccttgtcctatcactggatatcactgaaaaaagcctagctccatcatcctgacacctaccctttacatatttgtaaacattgatgaggtcacccctcagtctcctcttctccaagctaaagagacccagctccctcagcctctcctcataagggagatgttccactcccttaatcatctttgtggctctgcgctggactccttccagcaattccctgtccttcttgaacagaggggcccagaactggatgcaatattccagatgcggcctcaccaaggctgagtagagggggaggagaacctctcttgacctactaaccactccctttctaatgcaccctaagatgccatttgccttcttggccacaagagcacattgctggctcatggtcatcctcctatccaccaggacccccaggtccctttccccttcactactttccagcaggtcaacccccaacctgtactggtacatggggttgttcttccccagatgcaagactctacacttgcccttgttaaatttcatcaagtttctccccgcccaactctccagcctgtccaggtctcgctgaatggcagcatagtcctctggtgtgtcagccactcctcccagttttgtgtcatcagcaaacttgctgagggtgcactcagttccctcatccaggtcattgatgaaaatattaaacagcaccggtcccagcaccgacccctgaggaactccactagtcacagacctccagctagattctgtgccattgaccacaactctctgccttcttcctttcaaccagttctcgatccacctcactacttgatcgtcaagcccacacttctttagcttatctatgaggatgctgtgggagacagtatcaaatgcctgactgaaatcaagaaaaactacatctaccgctctaccatcatccctccacctagtcacttcctcatagaaggctataaggttggtcatacatgacttccccctcataaaaccatgttggctgttcttaatgaccccctcatccttgatatgcctagtgatggagtcaagaataagttgttccatcatctttccagggatggaggtaaggctgaccggtctataattacccaggtcctccttcttgccctttttatagattggtgtgacctttgccatccgccaatcctcaggcacctcgcccgtttcccacgacttaccaaagatgatggagagtggcctagcaatgacctccgccagctccctcagcacccgtgggtgcattccatccggacccatcgatttacagatgtccagtttgcatagctgatccctaacccaatcctcatctaccaaagcaaactccccCACACAATGGCTTGTTCCAGGTTTACAGGCAAGGCAGACAGTTCTAAACCCCACACAGAGTTCTGCCACAGCACCTACAAGCCTTGTGCAATCAAGAGTTGGGTGTTTGTGATGCCTTTCACCAGCCAGGACACACCTGTATGAATGAGCTTCATGTGCCGCTGTAGGTACCGGTCAATCATGAACACCTTGTTGCAGCCAGGATGAGTACAGGGCCTCTCCCGTACTTCTTCATGATGCTCTTTGATGTgtttctgtaaagaaagaacaaagcttAAAGCACTGGGTTGTATTTTCCCCAGCCAAAAACCTGAATCCCTCAAAAACCGTCTTAGCAGGTTCATGCATCAGTGCTGCTTCACTGTGAGAAACCAGGGACTCCGCCGCCTGCGGAGCAAGGCAGTGAATTAAATCTCCGGGACCCTCTCCTTATGTGGAAATGGTTCTGTAGTACTCAAAGCTACAGGTTTGGGAAAGGAGCAAACCCTGACTCACCTTCATGCCATCGGCCCCCCTGTAGACAGCTGTGCAGCCCTGGTAAGGACACTTGTAAATAGTTGGCAGCTCCTCCCTATGAAGCACAGCCCTGCCATCAGCCAGTGTGCTGAGCAGGGGTACTGCCCAGCCACCCGCCTCCTTATTACCTCTCACActtgatcttttttttccagccgGGCTTAGGCCCTGGCTTCTTCCTTGTTTTGGGCTCTTCTGCCTTCTTTACTTCTTTGATGTTGCTTTTCTTGCTAGAAATCCTCCAAGAAGGAACAAGGACAGTGGTTTAATACTCAATCTTGGTTTTAGCCCTCCCACCTAATTGTCCCCGAGTGTCTGACAGCTTTGCCTGATGCTTAGCAAAGCAGGAGCATGTGCACAAGCTGGGCTGTGGGCCTAGAACTGAGGAATGAGCTCAGGCCTGACAGGGAGCTCATGGAACACAGGGGCATCACTGTGACCTCCAAGCAGGAACATGCAAGAAATGGAAGCCCCAAAGGAACACAGCATTAGCTGAGCAGAGCCTACTGTGGAGCGGGCACCAGCCCTCTCGCTCACCCATGGGGTGCTCCGCTCACCACACTGCAAGACCCTTACTTCTTCTCAGGGTAAGGCTCAAAGGAGTCATCTGAAGATTGCATGTTTCTCTTCTCATTTTCATCATCACTCAAGAACTCCCTGAGAGAAAGAAGATGCCCTTTACCCACATAGTACCACCCTGGTACTTCAGCAccagcatctgcagcagcagcatgtgttCTCCATTCCCAGCACATCCATCTTCCCCACAGCATGGCAGCTGAGGTTCCATGTGTCCTCCTCCCCCATAAGCTCCCCAAGCAAATACAGCACTAGTGCACACAGAAAATAGTAAATTTGGGTTCTTTTAGGTCTACATCTCTGTAAGAAAAACTGAACTGCTGTCAGAACAAAAAACAGATGTTACTGAAAAGGTCTATTGGTTGTTGAGGGATGCTGCCACTATTTTCAATACTGGGAAAGTAATTTTCTAGATCAAAATGTAATATAATTGTCTGGTGCAAGTTAATTAAGCTGCAAGTCATTCTGTATTTCCTCATACATAGCAACTACATAGGTCTgggttttactttttcctccttttaagtCCTAAGCCATACAAGAAGTAATTAATTCTGAAGCCAAGAAACAGGCAATAAATTAATGTGGCACTTTTAATGTGACAGCCAATGGATTTAGCTAGCATGCCAAAATAAATCTGCACTCAGCCATACTTCAGACTCTGAATGATTGGACCCAGTTCTCAGTTATTTACAAACCTCACTTTAAATACCAGTGTTTGAAGGATTTAGCCAAATCTTTGATCATAAAGACTGCTAAGCTGCCAGTGTCCCTCCCACCTCCCATTTAATCACTCTCCAAGTGCCACCCCTCACACTGACTGCTCTTCTGGAGCCCCAGCCTGGAGTAGCCATGAAGGGGAATTGCTccaaggggctggagcagaagGACCCAGGACTGATCAAGCCCCTACACTGTTCCTTCCCCAGAGCAGGGAATGAAACAGGACCAAGTTTGCTGGAAGCAGACAACACAGAGAGCACATGTGCATACAAAACCACACACCCCACTGTGCAAACTCCCCCCCACTGCAGTGCAGGTGGCAAGTTCAGCACGTCAGTGGTGTGAACTCCATCCCACCACTGCAGAGCCACTGCTCCGTGCCTCCAACACTGGTTCCAAGGGGCCTCAAGGGCCAGGTCACTGGTGGAGAAAGAGCTCTCAGAGGTGGACCAGGTCATACTCGCAAAGAAGACATTTATGCTATTTTAAACCCACTCTTCTCTCACCCCTCAGAAAGGTCACTGAACTCGTCTTTTACCCGCTCATCCAATGTTGTGGACAGAATCTGCTTCCCACTCAACTGTCCTAGGGAATGAAGGAGAACACGGTGCGTtacaaggaaaagcagcaaaaccaagccAGAGACAGCTGCCGGGAAGGAACTGGCCGCTCCAGGTTCCCTCAGCATGGCCCACACCAAAGTATGCATTCCATGACAAGTTAACAATTATTTAAACCAAACTCCATGTCTCATGCTCAAGGATGGGAGAGCCTTTACCCTGCAGTTCCCCTGAACATCTTTCGGTTCCCCCATGACACCCAAAAGACTCATCCCTCAGGTAGTTCCAGTTGCCATTCCCCTTTCCAGCAGTGGCTGTCAGAGCTAAACACAGCCTGACTTCTGTAACTCAGAATCAGTGTTAAGTCTTCTCTTCTAGAAGTGGTATTGCGGGGGTGGGGGtgaagttcagcagtaaatcCACAGTAACTCGACTCATGAGACCAGCAACTTTCCTTTGCAGAGAGAAGGGTCTCCTTCTGTTCAGCATCACCCAAGGTGGGGCAGGAAGCCCCTCCTTGCCTGCAtatggatggggcttggattGAGCTGAAACATCTGGCAAATATGGTGCTGGAGAACCAATGACTGCTCTGCATCATGGCAGTCTCTGGGGAGGGGGTCCAGCCCCACCATTGCTCGCTCGCTGGGCCAGCTCTGCGGCTCCTTGCCCTTCCCCAGACGCCTGGGGGGAGATAAGAAGGCAAATCCCTTACCTGTAGCATTGTTCAGTGGTGACACAGGCTGTGGCAGGGCTGTCTCCTGCAAGGAGACCATGCTGTCCAGTTGCAAGTGAAATGAATCCCTGTTCTGCAGTGGCTCATTCTTCATGTTCAGTGGCACTGATGTGGTCCCTTTGTTTACAGGCTGCTGGCAAGGAGTTGTCCTTACTGGAGCATGCTGGGCTTTGGGAGCAGAAACAGCCTTGGCATTGtctgcctctgccccgctgTCAGTtaagtgctgtgctgtgctcttgTTCCACTCCTGCTTGACAGACAAGGCGCTGTTAACAAGCGCCGTGCTACAGTACGAATCCGTGTCCATGATGTAGTCGTGGCCACTGCCGCAGCCCCAGATGGCGCGGATGATGCCACAGTACTCAGAGGAGAGCACGTTCTGCAGGCTGGGTGCTGATGTGCAGCTCCCAGCATGCCTGTGTGTCCATGACACCAGGCTATGCAGGCACTGCAGGCTGGATGTGATCAGGTCAACTGCTGGAAGGAGAGGCGGCACACGCACGGTCAGTCAGTCCCTGGGACAACCAGGGACACAGCCACCCGTGTGGAGGGACACACTCCCCCCAGGAGGGGACAGGGCTGCAGAAACACTCCCCCCAAGGCTGTGGGAGACAGCAGGTGGGAGACCCCCTAAagatgggctggggcagccccagTAGTTTCCACTATATAATTAACAATATTGGCAAGTGTATTTCTGATTGTCCCCCATGTCTGACAGTGCCAGGGACaggcctggtgctgctgcccaaacCCTCTCTGCCTACTCTTCATGCCACTAGCGTGAGCCTGCATCTATGCAGCTCTGCTTGAATAGTTCCTCAACACCCATAAAACCTAGATCTGTGCTGATGGcattacagaaaaggaaaggagaaaaaagggagaaagaaggggggggggaggggaaagggaaagggggcAGGCACTCACCCATGCAGGAGGCACTTCCTTCCGTTCCCAGCTGGGCCTGGGCCATGCTGCTCCTGTAAAACCCAGAACAGCACGGTGGGGTCTCAGGGGTTACGGAGGGACCAGGCATCAACATGTGGCAACTTACTGTTCCCaggaagcaagaaaagcaaCATACTTTCCTTTGGACTTTGCATGATCTGTGGGAGATGCGTTCACCCTCTGGATGAAGGTCCTGAGGATGCTTTGGCATTTGTAGAACTGGGCGTGGCACTTCTTACAGACAAACTGGGGGAGCGTGGGGTCCTGCCGCACAGCCACACCAACCAGCTGCTGGAAGTCCGTGAAGAAGACCTGATCCACGCAGCACTGCTTCTCCGAGTTCTCCCCCATCACTGACACCTTCCCAAAAGCATTGTGCAGGCTCCTGGAGGAGAACTTCCCATGGCAGAGACGACAATACCCAGTGCTCAGGGCTCTGCCAATTCCTGCCAGAGAAGGGTTGAATGCAGCTGCTGGGTGCCTGCCACAGGATTACCAGCTACAGCCGCATGGCACCAGCGTGTGGGAAGACATTCCCCTTCCCTTGATCCAGGCTGCCTCCAGAGTCCCATCTTCAAAATAAGAACGGAAAAACCAAGCAGGAAGCAAGACACCTTCCCTGTGACCCTTCCCTGCAGACCAGGACACTGCTCTGCAACTGGCTGACCTTAAAATCAGCCTCTGATTTTCCTGGTTGCCCCTGTGGAGGAACCTCCTCCCAGCTGCGGCATTCCCAGGACTTATGCCAGCACATTTATGTTTTTGCATCCCTTGGCTTAAGCAGAACTTCTCCCTCCCTGGCATTTATCTCCAAAGTACTCATAGCTCGTGGTGGCAGCCCTCAGCCTGAGAGGTGCTGGTGGTGcccagcagcaagcaggtagCTGGGATGTGCCGCACGACCATCCCAGAGCAGTGTGGCAGAtgcagagcagctctcctgCTCTCAGTTCACTGACTGTGCTGCTCTCCCACCTGGCAACatcttccccatcccatggcataccagctctgcagagcatggCTCCATCCCTCCGTTGTGCCATAAGGGAAAATTCCTGGAACACTCTGCACCCTCCGGGCCACCTGCCACGGCACGGGTCCCACCTGCAGCGCCCAGTTGATCTTTAGATGCCCAACTTCAAACTGTTCCACGCTCAAGCTTATCTCCCACCGCAGCCGCATGGGCTCGGTTATCGGCTGCCGCCAAACCACTGGCAGCACCGGAGAACGGAGGAAAGAACCAGCTCCCACCCGCTCGCCCTGCCGTGCTGCCCCAGCCCCTCTTACCTCGCCGGTTACTAGCACCGGGAGCCTCTACTCCTTACAAGTGAAGATGCTCTCTGCAAACCGGCACCCCCAAGCCTGTTTGCCGGTGTACCGATCCCGGGAGCTGCGGTCCGCGCCCCAGCCGAGAGGAGAGGCGGCAGCAGAGCTCGGCGGTGTCCAGCCTTACACCCGCCAGAACCAGAACCAGGACCAGCCCGCAGCCCGTTCCGGTGGGTGCCCGCGGGGTGTGGGGCTGACCCCTCGCTCCCGTCTGCAGGCTTCCGCCCCAGGGCGGCCCCACCACCCAGttccccccgccccggccggACCTCGCTTCACCTGCCTCCGGTGCTCCGCCAAGGGCGGCGGGCCGTGTCCAGGCGGCAGTTGCCGGGCCCCACCCCGTGAGGGACTCGGACTGCGACGCCGCCTCATTCCCGCGAGCCATCGTGTCACGGAGCCGCCAAGGCCCGGAGGAATCCACACTGGAGCCACCCGGACCCACCAGGAACCGTCCGCGCAGATCACGCTTCATCGCCGCCGCGGGCCTGACCCGGCCCCGCCCGGCGCAGCGCCCCCTGTCGGCCGGAGGACCTCGCAGCCCGTCCGTTCCCGCCGCACTCCCCACCCCGGGAACCGCACCTCGAACGCGCCGTTCCGGACGGCGGCAGCCATGTTCGCGGCAGGCGCAGCGGGCCCTGAGGGGGCCCGGGACAGGCCGGGCCCCGCAGACCGCTATTAGGGCGGCGAGCGGCGCCCTGGAGATGGGTAGCGCCTAAAACGTAATGATTtgcgaaagccaatacatttatgtgtttatcacactGAAGCTTGCGGAGCAGTGCCTGGAGAGAGTCAAGTCCGTTGTAGTGGCACTGGGTGAGTGAGGGGCTATGGGTCCCGCTTCGGGGACCTGGAACCCCATCCCAGGTGGGGGCAGGGCTAGTCGGACACAGCTGACCTCTTCTTCTCTCCCCAGGGAAAGCCCAGGCCAATTCGGCTGTGCAGGGGTGGAGTGGGGCCCTGGCTCCCCtccccaggcactgcagtgtTGGCTCGGATGCGGGGGAGGaagctcttttctttcctacccCCAAAGATCTTCGAGAAGCTGCAGATCACCGAGGCACAGAGCTTACAGAAGTATgtgagctggggggggggctggtGTCTGCCTCACACCTGCCTGGGGGGCTACGATGGGCCATCCCTAGGCTTTGGTTCTGTCTggcagggggcacagcagggaAAGGGCCCTGGCACTTGTCGCGGTGCCCTGCAGTGGGTCCTGAGGGCAGGTTCCCAGCAGGGAGTTGATGCTGCTGGACCAGCATTTCTGCAGAACCAGAAGCTGAAGGCTGCAGCTGAACCCCAGCAAGGCCCTGCAGAAGACCTCCCTGGCAAGTGAGGAGTTCCCTGGGTAGAAAGTCGGGGCAggctgggaggggagagggaccCTGTGGTGCCTGAGGGACTCCGTGCTccatgctggctgtgctggtggctgtggccTTTGGGCAAATGTCCCCAACATGCTGCCTGCTTTACAGATGCTGTCCCTGCAGCTACAGATGGTGGAAAACCTGGTGATTGCCAAGGCCCAGGAGGAGACCATATCCTTCctagctgtcctgggttcagctgtaacagttatttttctccttcttagtagttgatgcagtgctgtgttttcgactttagtctgagaacaacgctgataactcactgatgttttcagttgttgctaagtaatgcttcctccgatcaaggacttttcagtctcatgctctgccagggaggaggggcacgagaagctgtgaggaagcagagacaggacacctgacccaaactagccaaaggggtattccataccacagcacatcatgcctagtatataaactggggggagttacagATCACTGCTcaagtcaggctgggtatcagtcagtgggtggtgggcaattgtattgtgcatcacttgtgtttattgttttcttttccttttccccttccccttttagttttatattctctccccttgttatttcctttattattattagtggtagtagtgggtttgtattatactttagttattggactgttcttatctcaacccatggggtttgcattcttttgattcttctccccatccctctaggAGTGGGGGGAGAAGAAGCAAGGGGGATTGAGCAattggctgcatggttctgagttactagCTGGTCTTAATCCATGACACCAGTATTGAGGGTGTACTGGGCTCCAGCAGAGCCCCACACCTTCCAGctccggtgcctgtgccccatccctgggctGCACTGATCCCACACAGGCTTTTGGGGTCCTGCTCCTGTCTTGCTGCCTGCTGACTGGGAGGATGAAGGTGGAAGAAGGGTTGAGCCCAGCCCCTAGGCTGCTGGGGCTTTGCTGGGCAGCAGGTTGTGCTAGGTGGTGGGTGCTGCAGTGGTGCAGGAGCTCTAGAGCCTTAACTCTGCTATGTCCCAGCTGCAATGGAAGATGGAAGAGCAgcggctgcagctgcaggaggctgcCAACAGGTATGGGGGGTGTCACAGCGGGGACCCTGGGGGCCACCCTGGCAGTGCCCTCACCCGGGGCCATTCCACCCCCAGGAGGTTCTCCAGCAGCGTGGACCTCACccctgaggagcaggagcagagatcCCTCTACACTGCCATCCTCAAGTATGAGCAGGACCATGTGAGTACGTgccagaggctgctgtggggacATAGGTCGCTGCTGTGGGGACATAGGTCTGTGCTGTGGGTGCAGGATGTGTGCTGGTCTCGGGTGCTGTGGGGCAAGAGTCCTTGATGCCCCTGGGTGCTTCTGGGACAGGGTGCTatgccatggggcagggtgCTGTGTCATCTCTACTGATGCTCCCCAGGACTGGCTGAGGCAGTGGAAAGCCAGGCTGAAGCGGAGCCCAGTGGATCTCTCCCTGGTGTCAGGGCtcttctcctgcctcctcaggTAGTGCTAGGGTGGGGAGGGGCCCTTCTCGGAGCTAGGGGGCTGCTTGCTGGTGCCCCCTGCCGACCCctccctctgcttccagcttctTGGAGCACCCcatcccccagctcctgcagcagctgcagtgtgcggTGTACGCCCGCCTCTACCCAGCCGTCACCTGGGGCGCTGCGACACCACTGTAGCCTCCCCCACCGGCCTCTCTTTCCACTTGCTTGGACCCGGGGGGGGCACTGGCTCCGAGCCTCCCAAAACCTCTACCACATGTTCTTAGTGCCTGAGCATGGTGCAGTTGGGCGGCAGCACAGCCTTTCCAGCACGCCTCTCACTATTGGCCCCAGCATCCCGACGGTAGAGGGCGGATggccagagccagcagcagcctctcagACCCTCTGGGAGAGCTCCTTCGAGGACATGGAGCAGTTCCTGGCATCGCCCAAGGGCTGGGCCCCCAAGGAGCCCCTGGCTGGCCTCAGGACAGAGgtgatgctgctggagcagctgaaggacATCGTGTGGGACATCCACAATGCCATCGGTGAGGGATGGCCACTGGGATCTGGGGGCTTTCAGGGCCTGGGCAGGGCTCTTCCCCTGTTGTGAGCTCTCTGGGGGAGCAAGAGGATCCCTGTACCTTGTTGTTTTAGCTGGAGCATGTGGGTGACGGATAGAAATAATTAACAAAATGGATCCACCCTGGTCCGGCTTAAGCCTTGGGAACTgtgaagaaaacaccaggtATCAATGCCCTGCTCAGGCCTAAGCCTTGGGAACTGTAAAGAGAACAATTAAGGGTAAAGATCGGttaccaaaacaaagcaggcagtttgcaagataaagcaggatgtgcatCTCAAACATAGACCAAACAGTGTGAATATTTGTAAGCCTTAGTAGTTTTGCTAAATCAGGATGATAAGGGAGTAAAAGAGTGGAAAGTTACTGCTTAGCACTTAGTAGACTATAAAAGGGATGCCAGATGTGAAATAAAGGTCTTCAGATTTCACCAGAGCTGGAGTCTGTCTTTGATACGCCACAAATGGCGCCCAAATAGGAGGAACTGGGGCTAATCCGTCGGAGTCAGCGGCCGATGGCATAGCTCGGCTGAATTCAGAGGAGTCCGGTGGGGGAGCACCGAAGTTGTCCTGATACGcagatagactccacaactcgttaaagttgtaaagtaggtatgcttttattcagctcTGAGACGcgtgggggatagctcctccaaaggcatgcgtacctcagtgttgttttttgtggagacgtggctaacagagaaaggccATGTTCCCATCaatgagctgaaatagaacatttgtttagagaatggtgcagacttactagcaccaaataatgaggaactgagggacatctggagggaagcgccatgctctggccaattacacacaaggacactaactaataaacaagataagcacataaaaatagaggatatAAAAGTACACAATTTAACcgcaaaaataatgagcttatgcaatgccttacttatgccagaaccaatcaagtgcctagtatttgcatattcatgtattactgttgctatattaaccagaggtagaagcccaataaatgaATCACACTTATGGATCACAATGGTCATGTcatgattcctccctgctgcaacagtttttctctacatttattctctaaagttaTATATATTCATAAGGTTGCAcaatacgcctatacatattcatgtcctatccccgctttgtattataatgagctagaaggtcctttgcacCTGCGCAGTGCCCCTCCTGGTCATgggcgagggtctcaagatgaagtaaatgagtcttcctcttgtgagtaggggtcttcaagatgaagtaaatgagtcttcctcgagcctgaacttttcacctctagcCGTCACGCAT
This portion of the Lathamus discolor isolate bLatDis1 chromosome W, bLatDis1.hap1, whole genome shotgun sequence genome encodes:
- the LOC136004452 gene encoding zinc finger protein 276-like isoform X2 translates to MKRDLRGRFLVGPGGSSVDSSGPWRLRDTMARGNEAASQSESLTGWGPATAAWTRPAALGGAPEAGIGRALSTGYCRLCHGKFSSRSLHNAFGKVSVMGENSEKQCCVDQVFFTDFQQLVGVAVRQDPTLPQFVCKKCHAQFYKCQSILRTFIQRVNASPTDHAKSKGKSSMAQAQLGTEGSASCMVDLITSSLQCLHSLVSWTHRHAGSCTSAPSLQNVLSSEYCGIIRAIWGCGSGHDYIMDTDSYCSTALVNSALSVKQEWNKSTAQHLTDSGAEADNAKAVSAPKAQHAPVRTTPCQQPVNKGTTSVPLNMKNEPLQNRDSFHLQLDSMVSLQETALPQPVSPLNNATGQLSGKQILSTTLDERVKDEFSDLSEGEFLSDDENEKRNMQSSDDSFEPYPEKKISSKKSNIKEVKKAEEPKTRKKPGPKPGWKKKIKCERAVLHREELPTIYKCPYQGCTAVYRGADGMKKHIKEHHEEVRERPCTHPGCNKVFMIDRYLQRHMKLIHTEVRNYICDECGQTFKQRKHLSVHQMRHSGAKPLQCEICGFQCRQRASLKYHMTKHKAETELEFACDQCGKRFEKAHNLNVHMSMVHPLIQVRDKAKPLEPEPILLLNTSRTSESQVVKPEETAKQEHT
- the LOC136004452 gene encoding zinc finger protein 276-like isoform X4; amino-acid sequence: MKRDLRGRFLVGPGGSSVDSSGPWRLRDTMARGNEAASQSESLTGWGPATAAWTRPAALGGAPEAGIGRALSTGYCRLCHGKFSSRSLHNAFGKVSVMGENSEKQCCVDQVFFTDFQQLVGVAVRQDPTLPQFVCKKCHAQFYKCQSILRTFIQRVNASPTDHAKSKGKSSMAQAQLGTEGSASCMVDLITSSLQCLHSLVSWTHRHAGSCTSAPSLQNVLSSEYCGIIRAIWGCGSGHDYIMDTDSYCSTALVNSALSVKQEWNKSTAQHLTDSGAEADNAKAVSAPKAQHAPVRTTPCQQPVNKGTTSVPLNMKNEPLQNRDSFHLQLDSMVSLQETALPQPVSPLNNATGQLSGKQILSTTLDERVKDEFSDLSEGEFLSDDENEKRNMQSSDDSFEPYPEKKISSKKSNIKEVKKAEEPKTRKKPGPKPGWKKKIKCEREELPTIYKCPYQGCTAVYRGADGMKKHIKEHHEEVRERPCTHPGCNKVFMIDRYLQRHMKLIHTEVRNYICDECGQTFKQRKHLSVHQMRHSGAKPLQCEICGFQCRQRASLKYHMTKHKAETELEFACDQCGKRFEKAHNLNVHMSMVHPLIQVRDKAKPLEPEPILLLNTSRTSESQVVKPEETAKQEHT
- the LOC136004452 gene encoding zinc finger protein 276-like isoform X3 is translated as MKRDLRGRFLVGPGGSSVDSSGPWRLRDTMARGNEAASQSESLTGWGPATAAWTRPAALGGAPEAGIGRALSTGYCRLCHGKFSSRSLHNAFGKVSVMGENSEKQCCVDQVFFTDFQQLVGVAVRQDPTLPQFVCKKCHAQFYKCQSILRTFIQRVNASPTDHAKSKGKSSMAQAQLGTEGSASCMAVDLITSSLQCLHSLVSWTHRHAGSCTSAPSLQNVLSSEYCGIIRAIWGCGSGHDYIMDTDSYCSTALVNSALSVKQEWNKSTAQHLTDSGAEADNAKAVSAPKAQHAPVRTTPCQQPVNKGTTSVPLNMKNEPLQNRDSFHLQLDSMVSLQETALPQPVSPLNNATGQLSGKQILSTTLDERVKDEFSDLSEGEFLSDDENEKRNMQSSDDSFEPYPEKKISSKKSNIKEVKKAEEPKTRKKPGPKPGWKKKIKCEREELPTIYKCPYQGCTAVYRGADGMKKHIKEHHEEVRERPCTHPGCNKVFMIDRYLQRHMKLIHTEVRNYICDECGQTFKQRKHLSVHQMRHSGAKPLQCEICGFQCRQRASLKYHMTKHKAETELEFACDQCGKRFEKAHNLNVHMSMVHPLIQVRDKAKPLEPEPILLLNTSRTSESQVVKPEETAKQEHT
- the LOC136004452 gene encoding zinc finger protein 276-like isoform X1; this translates as MKRDLRGRFLVGPGGSSVDSSGPWRLRDTMARGNEAASQSESLTGWGPATAAWTRPAALGGAPEAGIGRALSTGYCRLCHGKFSSRSLHNAFGKVSVMGENSEKQCCVDQVFFTDFQQLVGVAVRQDPTLPQFVCKKCHAQFYKCQSILRTFIQRVNASPTDHAKSKGKSSMAQAQLGTEGSASCMAVDLITSSLQCLHSLVSWTHRHAGSCTSAPSLQNVLSSEYCGIIRAIWGCGSGHDYIMDTDSYCSTALVNSALSVKQEWNKSTAQHLTDSGAEADNAKAVSAPKAQHAPVRTTPCQQPVNKGTTSVPLNMKNEPLQNRDSFHLQLDSMVSLQETALPQPVSPLNNATGQLSGKQILSTTLDERVKDEFSDLSEGEFLSDDENEKRNMQSSDDSFEPYPEKKISSKKSNIKEVKKAEEPKTRKKPGPKPGWKKKIKCERAVLHREELPTIYKCPYQGCTAVYRGADGMKKHIKEHHEEVRERPCTHPGCNKVFMIDRYLQRHMKLIHTEVRNYICDECGQTFKQRKHLSVHQMRHSGAKPLQCEICGFQCRQRASLKYHMTKHKAETELEFACDQCGKRFEKAHNLNVHMSMVHPLIQVRDKAKPLEPEPILLLNTSRTSESQVVKPEETAKQEHT